The following are encoded together in the Daucus carota subsp. sativus chromosome 5, DH1 v3.0, whole genome shotgun sequence genome:
- the LOC135152822 gene encoding uncharacterized protein LOC135152822: MSARRGGANNRNNRNNSGSGGNNNNNNNNNNEGGNMLNQLAQTLATLVGNQQPAQRSIVSEFKRLNPPTFDGATDPAIVEKWIQEMEKAFELMGSNDGQKVTLAVYQLQGSAYDWWLMEQRRNEENADPMTWDRFKTALTDKYFPRTIRVQKERDFIRLEQGDRTVVEYEAEFARLSKYAPTLVADEISRARRLEEGLRENIRHAVANFELTTYEQVLNKALVVERGMVEALKKKDEETKKRSEPSGGFNGTGSSKKFNNRGTGGNANKGNQGGKLQCSRCGRNHLDKDCRWNTGACFSCGEMGHRVAECPKRDPTRDKDNGNKATLAALLGPNYGRVYQHEPKEN, encoded by the coding sequence ATGAGTGCTCGACGTGGAGGTGCTAACAATCGCAACAACAGAAACAACAGCGGGAGCGGTGgaaacaataacaataacaataacaataataatgaaGGTGGAAATATGTTGAACCAGCTCGCGCaaaccttggcaacacttgttGGAAATCAACAACCAGCTCAACGAAGTATTGTGTCAGAATTCAAGCGTTTGAACCCCCCAACATTTGATGGTGCAACTGACCCTGCTATTGTGGAAAAATGGATCCAAGAGATGGAAAAGGCATTTGAATTGATGGGAAGTAATGATGGGCAAAAGGTTACTTTAGCTGTGTATCAATTACAGGGCAGTGCATATGATTGGTGgctgatggagcaaaggaggAATGAGGAAAATGCTGATCCGATGAcatgggatagattcaagacgGCATTGACAGATAAATACTTTCCAAGAACTATTCGTGTGCAAAAAGAGAGGGATTTCATTAGGCTTGAGCAGGGAGATAGGACGGTGGTAGAGTATGAAGCAGAGTTTGCGAGGCTCTCCAAATATGCTCCTACCTTAGTTGCTGACGAGATCAGTCGGGCTAGAAGATTGGAGGAAGGACTTAGAGAAAATATTAGGCATGCTGTTGCAAATTTTGAGTTAACCACGTATGAGCAAGTACTTAACAAGGCATTAGTGGTTGAAAGGGGCATGGTCGAGGCATTAAAGAAGAAAGATGAAGAAACTAAGAAGCGAAGCGAGCCTTCAGGAGGATTTAATGGTACTGGATCGTCGAAGAAGTTTAACAATCGAGGAACGGGTGGAAATGCAAACAAAGGGAATCAAGGGGGAAAGCTTCAATGTTCAAGGTGTGGTCGTAATCACTTGGATAAGGACTGCCGATGGAACACAGGAGCATGTTTCAGTTGCGGTGAGATGGGACATAGAGTTGCTGAATGTCCAAAACGTGACCCAACCAGAGACAAAGACAATGGGAACAAAGCAACCTTAGCGGCTTTACTTGGTCCAAATTATGGGCGAGTATACCAACACGAACCGAAAGAAAATTAA